AGTCGCGTTTCGGTAACTTGGAAACGTACGGATTACCGGCAACGTAGAAGCGGTACGGTTTTTCCGTCCAACTCCCACGGTCACTCACGCCAATCCGACCACTGGTCACGATTTGTTTGGGAATCTTGCCATGATCTAAATCAATGTCTAAATCCGTTTCCCCAAATTCCAGCTCGTTCAGGTGCTTATCCGTGATGCCCAAGGCTTCCATTAACTTGCCGGGACCATTGGTCAAATCATACCCATGCTTAGCACGATTTTGCTCCATTAATGCTCGTCCCTGGACCGGTTCCAGCCCCCGAATCAAAATTCCCTCGGGAACGTCCCGCGCTTGCGCCGCCACATCGAGGCAGAGCCGCGAATGAATCGAATAAATGTAAATCGTCCCGGGTACGCCATAGAGAGCTTCGTTCGCAGGAGTCCGTTTGCCTTGATAAGCATGCGCGGCTGAATCGCGTTGACCCAGATAAGCCTCTGCCTCCGTAATATAACCACTCATTAATCCTTGCGGTGAGTGGTAAATCAAGAGCTTGCCTAGCAAGCGTTGCGTAATTTCATCCGTGGTTCCCGTTGCAAAGAACCGTCGCAGTCGTTCTGTCACCGTCCGTGCCCGCCTTTAAAAATCACCGTTATCAAATATTACCGTACTACGATCACTGAAATCTTAGCTTTTTTCGCCAACTTCACGCTAATGCTGTAAAAATGGTGTTCCCCATCCTTATCAGCTCCGCAAACGAGCAAGTCGGGCTTAAAGTCTGGAATAATCGTATCCAAGATTTCGTCGTCGATGTCGCCGCCTTCACTGGCGATGGCCGTGACGTTTTCTACCCCGAAGTCCTTAGCCAAATCCACGTACTTGTAAATGACCTGGTTCAAAGCATCTCGCTTCTCGTCTAATTTCTTCGGTGTTAGAGAATCGTAAATGTTGATGTCACCACCCTCTAATACCGAACAAATCCCGAGCTGAGCGTTAAATGTTTTCGCCTGCGTCACCGCGTAACTGAGGGCCCGGACGTTTGCGTCTGGATCATCAGCGTCAATCGTCAATAAAATCCGTTTGAATTCTAATGGTTCTACCTTAGCCATGTATCTCACCTCCTCGTTCATATCATAGCATGAAAGCGCCACACGCGCCCGCAAAATTTTGCTTGTTAATCATCGTCGTCATCCTTGGCATTCAGCTTGGCAATCATGTGCCGGGCCCGAATCCGTCGCATCTTTTCCTTCTTCTTTTCAACCCGCATGTCTTCCATTCCCTTGGCTTTCAACACAATGCCTTCGTCGTTTTTCACCATGTAATAAATGGAAATCAGAATCATGATGCAGACAAACATCAATGGAAAGCCGGCAATCGCACAGAACGTTTGAATGGTATCAAATCCACCCACAACCACGATTCCAAAGGCAAAGAGAACAAAAACAACAACCCAGGTCATCCGGTTCAATTGACTTGGATCCTGATTGCCCTTCAGCTCGAGACTCGTAAAGGACGACACGATGTAGGCCGAAGACGAAATCGTGGTGGCCAAGAAAATGAAACAGGAAATACAGTAGACCGCAAACACGATTCCCTTCATTGGCAAGGTCCCTAGAACTGCCGTAATCACGGCCGCCTGTCCGTGCGTGTTCAAAATGTGGACCAGGTTTACGACTCCGTTTTTTTGCAGCCACAACGAGTAACCCCCGAGGATGGCGTAGAAACTCAAACAACCAGCCGAACCGTACATCAACATTCCCAGTAAGACCTGCCGAATCGTCCGGCCCTTAGAAATCCGGGCAATGAACAATCCCATAACGGGCATGTATGACAACCACCAGCCCCAG
This genomic stretch from Fructilactobacillus carniphilus harbors:
- a CDS encoding universal stress protein, whose product is MAKVEPLEFKRILLTIDADDPDANVRALSYAVTQAKTFNAQLGICSVLEGGDINIYDSLTPKKLDEKRDALNQVIYKYVDLAKDFGVENVTAIASEGGDIDDEILDTIIPDFKPDLLVCGADKDGEHHFYSISVKLAKKAKISVIVVR
- a CDS encoding DNA-3-methyladenine glycosylase, with the protein product MTERLRRFFATGTTDEITQRLLGKLLIYHSPQGLMSGYITEAEAYLGQRDSAAHAYQGKRTPANEALYGVPGTIYIYSIHSRLCLDVAAQARDVPEGILIRGLEPVQGRALMEQNRAKHGYDLTNGPGKLMEALGITDKHLNELEFGETDLDIDLDHGKIPKQIVTSGRIGVSDRGSWTEKPYRFYVAGNPYVSKLPKRDFDLKNHGWKN